In Tachysurus vachellii isolate PV-2020 chromosome 3, HZAU_Pvac_v1, whole genome shotgun sequence, one genomic interval encodes:
- the tnfa gene encoding tumor necrosis factor a (TNF superfamily, member 2) has translation MASDQVLLDVDVPQVMLVREKVRSDSGMWRTCGVLLAVALCAAAAVCFTLLKTQNKPDEAQEIKHSLRQISESAKAAIHLSGQYNLSVEDSVAWSNNADQSFMSGLKLEDNKIKILRNGLYFVYSQASYHLNCLADNEDNEGHVVHMSHTVSRWSDSYSTWKPLLSATRSACRQTHKGYQSNWFGAIYLGAVFELHAGDQLRTNMDKKLLSRVETAHGKTFFGAFSL, from the exons ATGGCCAGCGATCAGGTTTTGTTGGATGTGGACGTGCCGCAGGTGATGCTCGTACGTGAGAAGGTCAGATCAGACTCAGGAATGTGGAGAACGTGTGGAGTTCTTCTTGCCGTGGCTCTCTGCGCAGCTGCTGCAGTCTGCTTTACTCTACTAAAG acacaaaataaaccAGATGAAGCACAAG AAATCAAGCACTCCCTGAGGCAGATTTCCGAGTCAGCGAAGGCTGCGATTCATCTCTCAG GTCAATACAACTTAAGCGTTGAGGATTCTGTGGCATGGTCCAACAACGCAGACCAGTCTTTCATGTCAGGCTTAAAACTGGAGGACAACAAGATCAAGATTCTCCGTAACGGCCTCTACTTCGTTTACAGCCAGGCCTCGTACCACCTGAACTGCCTGGCCGATAACGAGGACAACGAAGGCCATGTGGTTCACATGAGCCACACCGTCTCTCGCTGGTCCGACTCCTACAGCACATGGAAGCCACTGCTGAGCGCCACCAGATCAGCCTGCAGGCAAACACACAAAGGCTACCAGTCGAACTGGTTCGGCGCTATCTACCTAGGAGCCGTGTTCGAGCTGCATGCTGGAGACCAGCTGCGCACCAACATGGACAAGAAACTGCTGTCCAGAGTGGAGACCGCACACGGGAAAACGTTTTTCGGAGCTTTCTCCTTATAA